One segment of Arthrobacter sp. MMS18-M83 DNA contains the following:
- a CDS encoding LytR C-terminal domain-containing protein yields MVNETLPEEQVDVPQNAAPKKPRRRPKDATRLHGHRIVTGPELRATFADTPGPEEHPGWFSRRLLHGIVLVLLVGVIVAGVVGAWAVMNGVIRFPSAVASKAPPTLCPTTVFDYVPNNKVKVNVYNAAGKAGLAKSVADQLKARGYDLGGVDNTTTSYTGSAVVVSGSGGQAAAFNIQRNIAGTDYFQDQRPDASVDLILAPGFSALVAPELVDNTPGKLSCPREDQRIADNSKLPVIPKS; encoded by the coding sequence ATGGTTAACGAGACACTCCCGGAAGAGCAGGTGGACGTGCCCCAGAATGCCGCTCCGAAGAAGCCCCGGAGACGCCCAAAAGACGCGACACGCCTGCACGGGCATCGCATTGTCACCGGGCCTGAACTACGGGCCACTTTTGCCGATACTCCGGGGCCTGAAGAACATCCCGGGTGGTTCAGCCGCCGCCTCTTGCACGGTATCGTCCTCGTGCTGCTTGTGGGAGTGATCGTTGCCGGGGTGGTGGGAGCCTGGGCAGTCATGAACGGTGTGATCCGCTTCCCCTCGGCCGTCGCCAGCAAGGCGCCGCCGACCCTGTGCCCGACAACCGTCTTCGACTATGTGCCCAACAACAAGGTCAAAGTCAATGTCTACAATGCGGCCGGCAAAGCTGGTTTGGCGAAGAGCGTGGCTGACCAGTTGAAAGCCCGGGGATACGACCTTGGCGGCGTCGACAACACCACCACTAGCTACACCGGATCGGCGGTAGTTGTTTCGGGATCCGGTGGCCAAGCGGCAGCGTTCAACATCCAACGGAACATTGCCGGCACCGACTACTTCCAGGACCAACGCCCGGATGCCTCCGTGGACCTCATCCTCGCGCCCGGTTTCTCGGCACTGGTGGCGCCGGAACTAGTGGACAATACTCCGGGCAAACTCAGCTGTCCCCGCGAAGACCAACGGATTGCGGACAATTCGAAGCTGCCGGTGATACCCAAGTCTTGA